The Apium graveolens cultivar Ventura chromosome 6, ASM990537v1, whole genome shotgun sequence genome contains a region encoding:
- the LOC141665553 gene encoding uncharacterized protein LOC141665553, whose protein sequence is MAPQTILISALNRDAGKAKLLVRATRVWEATHTKKLLNTKVVFIDEEENQIMLTIWNNQKADYFPLLKEGSVYNISDFKIVSNPKEYRVVDAELALNFYHNTRVLPIEDTGRIPRFKFNITKFEDV, encoded by the exons ATGGCTCCTCAAACAATTCTCATTTCTGCTCTCAACCGGGATGCTGGCAAAGCAAAGCTCCTTGTTCGTGCGACGCGTGTCTGGGAAGCTACTCATACAAAGAAGCTACTCAACACTAAGGTCGTTTTCATTGATGAAGAG GAAAACCAGATAATGCTCACTATCTGGAACAATCAAAAGGCGGACTACTTCCCATTGCTAAAAGAAGGCTCAGTTTATAATATCTCTGACTTTAAGATTGTCTCCAACCCAAAAGAATACAGAGTAGTGGATGCTGAACTGGCACTTAACTTTTATCACAACACACGTGTCCTACCTATTGAAGACACGGGCCGAATCCCCCGTTTCAAATTTAACATAACAAAGTTTGAGGATGTCTGA
- the LOC141665554 gene encoding uncharacterized protein LOC141665554, with amino-acid sequence MTHRYVYEAVDRSFRDIRRTVNPNADSLPFGGFTMLMGGDFRQTLPIVPKEGPEGIVAASISKSYLWRECKIYTLTENMCVEQNVPPVSIDGNLLHFKDWISNISNGLQQTFQFGDDADSTWIKILKEVSFSGDPIKAIVDEIYTDLNEKQGSLDYFRDRAILTPLNEYVDKINQEVLKRLSGASQVYKSCDTICKGSSTNSFDEVLYPTEYLNSLKFSGVPNHEMEIKVGAPISCYATLIQRKAYAMGHVLLLLDATRFS; translated from the exons ATGACCCACCGCTATGTGTATGAGGCCGTTGATCGGAGCTTCCGTGATATTCGCCGGACTGTAAATCCAAATGCTGACTCGCTGCCCTTTGGCGGCTTCACCATGCTCATGGGTGGAGATTTCCGACAAACTTtacctattgtgccaaaggaaGGTCCCGAAGGTATTGTGGCTGCAAGTATAAGCAAATCTTATCTTTGGCGAGAATGCAAGATATACACGCTCACCGAAAATATGTGTGTCGAGCAAAATGTACCTCCAGTATCAATTGATGGAAACTTATTACATTTCAAGGATTGGATCTCAAACATCAGTAATGGGCTACAACAGACATTTCAATTTGGTGATGACGCAGATTCAACGTGGATCAAAATCCTGAAAGAG GTGTCATTTTCTGGTGACCCCATCAAGGCAATTGTTGATGAGATCTATACAGACCTCAACGAAAAACAAGGCTCCCTTGATTACTTCCGTGATAGGGCAATCCTAACCCCTCTAAATGAATACGTGGATAAGATCAATCAGGAGGTACTAAAGAGGTTATCGGGTGCCTCTCAGGTCTACAAAAGTTGTGACACTATCTGCAAAGGCTCCTCCACTAATTCCTTTGATGAGGTCCTTTATCCTACAGAATACCTAAACTCTTTAAAATTTAGTGGCGTCCCTAATCATGAAATGGAGATCAAAGTGGGAGCACCCATTAGCTGCTACGCAACCTTAATCCAAAGAAAAGCCTATGCAATGGGACACGTCTTATTGTTACTAGATGCTACACGTTTCTCATAG
- the LOC141665555 gene encoding uncharacterized protein LOC141665555: MQQNFQDSLAICKEYGHPDLFVTFTCNPKWVEIQRALASAGSTAASMRPDLVARVFKLKLDAMMSDFMKKDVVGRVIAVNYIGNLHVAVYTIEFQKRGLPHAHIVLWLAEGDKLVSTEDIDHIISAELPDKENDHVGYEAVSQLMMHGPCGEANPRCPCTINGKCSKFYPRPYISTTTMDSDGYVLYRRRDTGITVEVNKIHLENRHVVPYNRGLLVKYQAHINVERCNRSQSIKYLFKYIGKGPDKVTAVMERTDSRYNGPTVAAYTSQEVQLDEVKNYLSCRYVSSAEACWRIFENPIHHREPYVQRLYFHLENEQEVRFYDDDTLPEVLDRVRSDGTMFIQWLLNNRRNETGHDLTFVRYPTMFRWDNSGKFWAPRKQKVDVVGRMVYAHPASGERFYLCLLLNVIVGAKTFEGIHTVDGIVYPTYKEACFHRGLLEACFHRGLLESDKEWNMDLDDASHYATSPQLRELFVTILIFCEVSNPAELWEKHWTALADDIQYTHRRLLQLPMLVINDHDKQALGVEGEFYFIYDHGGTCKTFLRSTILCKLRSEGLIVLAVASSGIASLLIEGGKQLIPDSGYLLT; the protein is encoded by the exons ATGCAACAAAATTTTCAAGATTCATTGGCTATCTGCAAGGAATATGGCCACCCCGATTTGTTTGTGACTTTCACTTGCAATCCAAAATGGGTGGAAATACAACGCGCACTTGCATCAGCAGGTAGTACAGCTGCATCTATGCGACCAGACCTTGTTGCACGAGTGTTCAAGCTTAAATTGGATGCCATGATGTCTGATTTCATGAAGAAAGATGTGGTTGGCCGCGTAATTGCAG TTAACTACATTGGTAACTTGCATGTAGCTGTGTACACAATAGAATTTCAAAAGCGCGGCCTCCCGCATGCACATATTGTTCTATGGTTGGCTGAAGGTGACAAACTCGTGTCTACGGAAGATATCGATCACATTATTAGCGCTGAACTCCCTGATAAAGAAAATGATCATGTCGGATACGAAGCAGTCTCTCAATTAATGATGCACGGCCCATGTGGTGAAGCAAATCCTAGGTGCCCGTGTACGATAAATGGAAAGTGTTCAAAATTCTACCCCAGACCTTACATCTCTACCACTACAATGGATTCAGATGGCTATGTTTTATATCGAAGGAGAGATACAGGAATAACAGTAGAAGTTAACAAAATTCATCTAGAAAATAG GCATGTGGTTCCTTACAATCGGGGATTACTTGTCAAGTATCAAGCACATATCAATGTGGAACGGTGCAACCGATCACAATCAATCAAGTACTTATTTAAATATATTGGCAAAGGTCCTGATAAAGTTACCGCGGTCATGGAACGCACTGACAGCCGATATAATGGCCCAACAGTGGCAGCATACACATCACAAGAAGTACAATTAGACGAGGTCAAAAATTACCTGTCCTGCAGATATGTGTCATCAGCTGAGGCTTGTTGGAGAATTTTTGAGAACCCCATACACCACAGAGAACCATATGTACAACGTTTATACTTTCATCTTGAGAATGAACAAGAGGTTCGATTCTATGATGACGATACTCTGCCCGAAGTTTTAGATAGGGTAAGGTCAGATGGCACCATGTTTATCCAGTGGTTATTAAATAATCGACGGAATGAAACGGGTCATGACCTAACATTTGTGAGGTACCCCACAATGTTTCGTTGGGATAACTCTGGTAAGTTTTGGGCTCCCAGAAAACAAAAAGTGGATGTTGTCGGGCGTATGGTTTATGCTCACCCAGCCAGCGGCGAGAGATTTTATTTGTGCCTGCTTCTGAATGTCATTGTTGGTGCAAAAACTTTTGAAGGGATACACACCGTTGATGGTATAGTGTACCCAACATACAAAGAGGCGTGCTTCCACAGGGGTTTACTTGAGGCGTGCTTCCACAGGGGTTTACTTGAATCCGACAAAGAGTGGAATATGGATTTAGATGATGCCTCTCATTATGCAACATCACCACAACTTAGGGAATTGTTTGTAACAATATTGATTTTTTGTGAAGTAAGCAATCCAGCAGAGTTGTGGGAAAAGCACTGGACCGCTTTAGCTGATGATATTCAATACACACATAGAAGACTGTTGCAATTGCCCATGCTTGTTATTAATGATCACGATAAACAAGCACTAGGTGTGGAAG GGGAATTCTATTTCATTTATGACCATGGTGGTACATGCAAGACTTTCTTAAGGTCTACCATACTGTGCAAACTCCGGAGTGAAGGTCTCATCGTCTTAGCTGTTGCGTCATCAGGGATAGCTTCTCTCCTAATAGAGGGCGGAAAACAGCTCATTCCCGATTCAGGATACCTATTGACATAA
- the LOC141665556 gene encoding uncharacterized protein LOC141665556, which translates to MCKFCGALVWAAEFTGTHMGTGPKAYSICCAKGKVQLPLLKETPPELKQLLTGTTMREIKFQHNLRMYNIIFALCSFGGSVDESINNGSGPYVFRVNDHVYHSNGSLVPPDGRTPKFAQFYMYDGQEAVDYRLQFPLSRDQLDPDIVNLLLQMLNRENALLGIFKQIRERYPLSEQIPVRLRLLERRSADGRFVNRISRNDYEFVGLAVDKNLANHRDIVVEYKRGGLQRITEIHPCFMSLQYPLLFTRGEDGYRLGIKHRNVNNANQDNDMTVSMREFQAFRLQCRASEGHTLLLGGDYFYNMWLMSGVALNGRLKWVEKHQSIIRSNLYKNIVDSVRHGDVSAT; encoded by the coding sequence ATGTGCAAGTTCTGTGGCGCACTTGTATGGGCAGCAGAATTTACTGGTACACACATGGGCACGGGTCCTAAGGCTTACTCTATCTGTTGTGCCAAAGGAAAAGTGCAGCTTCCCTTACTAAAGGAGACACCACCTGAACTAAAACAACTTCTCACTGGCACTACTATGAGGGAAATAAAGTTCCAGCACAATCTACGGATGTACAACATTATTTTTGCACTGTGTTCGTTTGGCGGCAGTGTGGATGAGAGTATAAACAACGGATCAGGACCATATGTGTTTCGCGTCAATGACCATGTATATCATAGTAATGGTTCTTTAGTTCCACCTGATGGCCGTACACCTAAATTTGCCCAGTTCTACATGTACGATGGACAAGAGGCAGTTGATTACCGTTTACAATTCCCGCTTAGTAGAGATCAGTTGGATCCCGATATTGTTAATTTGTTATTACAAATGCTTAATAGAGAAAATGCGCTTCTGGGAATCTTTAAACAGATACGCGAACGATACCCTTTATCTGAACAAATACCTGTTCGGCTTCGGCTTCTGGAAAGGAGGTCTGCTGATGGGCGTTTTGTAAACCGCATAAGCAGAAATGATTATGAATTTGTGGGCCTTGCAGTGGACAAAAACCTAGCCAACCACAGGGATATAGTGGTTGAGTACAAACGAGGAGGCCTACAAAGAATAACCGAAATACATCCGTGTTTTATGTCCTTGCAATACCCTCTGCTCTTCACTCGCGGAGAAGATGGCTATCGCTTGGGTATTAAACATCGTAATGTTAATAATGCGAACCAGGACAATGACATGACTGTCAGTATGCGAGAATTCCAGGCATTCAGACTGCAGTGTCGTGCTAGCGAGGGGCACACTCTTTTACTAGGGGGAGACTATTTTTACAATATGTGGTTGATGTCTGGTGTTGCATTGAACGGACGATTAAAGTGGGTAGAGAAGCATCAATCAATAATTAGATCAAACCTTTATAAAAACATTGTTGATTCTGTTAGGCATGGAGATGTCTCGGCCACTTAA